TCTACTCGTTGGCGGAGTCATCACCATTGCCATATTCTTAAGCATTACATTGAGATTTTACCGCACACAACAAAAATCAAACGAAGAACTTGAAAAGAGTAATAAAACCATCTTAAAGCAGAAAGAAGAAAAGGATGTGCTGCTTAAAGAAATTCATCACCGGGTTAAAAACAACCTGCAAATCATTTGGAGCTTATTAGACCTACAATCCAACAGTATAAAGGATGCTTATGTTAAAGAAGCCATTAACGATGGTAAAAACAGGGTAAACTCTATGGCCACCATCCACCAAATGTTGTATCAAAATGATGATGCCGGAAATATTTCATTTGAAGAATACATCCGTAAACTCACCCAACAAATTCTAAGCACACATAGTCACGCTAAAAATATCGATCTCGATATTCAAATTCCAAAAGATTTAAAATTTGATATTGATACATCTATTCCATTGGGACTCATTGTAACAGAACTATTTACCAACTCATTAAAATACGGGACAGATTCTAAAAATGGTCGTATTTCGATTACTCTTAAACATCAAAACAATGACCATTACACCCTACTCATTAAAGACAATGGTTCTGGTCTACCTGAAGGCTTTGAGATCAAAAAATCCAAAAGTTTAGGGCTTAGATTAGTGAAAAACTTATGCAAACAGATCAAGGGAGAATTCCTGATACAAAATGACCATGGTGCAGAGTTTATGATTAATTTTAGAGGCACTTTTTTCAATCTGGGGCAACATGAATAAAGTTAAAATTTTGATCGTTGAGGATGAGATGGTTATCGCCATGAATCTGGTTTCTATTCTGGAAGATTTAGGATACGATGTCCTTGATCCGGCTAATTCTTATGACGAAGCAGTGGATGCTTTGAAAGAGGAACAGCCCGACATTGCATTATTAGATATTCAACTGGATGGGGATAAAGATGGAATTGATTTTGCCAGATATATCAATCAACATCAAGAAATTCCTTTTATTTATCTGACCTCGAATGCAGACTCAAGAACATTAAATCAGGCTAAAGAAACTTCTCCATCTTCCTATCTGGTTAAACCGTTCAATCAGGATGATTTATTCACCTCGATTGAAATTGCCCTGCAT
This genomic interval from bacterium SCSIO 12643 contains the following:
- a CDS encoding response regulator, with the protein product MNKVKILIVEDEMVIAMNLVSILEDLGYDVLDPANSYDEAVDALKEEQPDIALLDIQLDGDKDGIDFARYINQHQEIPFIYLTSNADSRTLNQAKETSPSSYLVKPFNQDDLFTSIEIALHNFRDKQNGDKEDKNVVIKDSIFVKNKNMFYKVKFDDILFVKSDHVYLEIYTAKNKKHLLRGSLTAFAERLPKNFFRTHRSYLINLDYLEAINSIHVIINDIQVPIGKTYRNDLMESIQLE